The stretch of DNA GCGAGGGCTGTGCGACTCGCAGGCGCGCAGAGCCTACCCAGGTTCTTCTGCTCCGCGACGCGGTTGAAGCGAAACTTCGGGTCTAGTAGGTATACCCAGTGCTGGGGCATGACTGTCGGGAGGTCGACAGCCAGATTCACAAGCATCAGACTGCGGAAGCGGAGAAGGTCCGCTGCCCGCTGCGCCGTCGCATCGAGTGGCGGGGCAACAGCTCTCGCTAGAGCAGCGATAGGAATGGTTGACAGCACCCAGTCGGCGCGGGCGACAAGTGGCCCATCGGGGCTTCCAGCCTGGACCTCAGCTGCCTGACCGCCTGCAAGGCGTACCGTATTGACGACCGCATGCAGATGGATGGTGCCACCGGCTCCAACTATCTCATTGCGCAACGCATCGAAGAAGGCACCGATCCCGCGCTCAGGGTAGAAGAACTCAGTCCAGTAGGTCTTCTGCTCTTCGCCACGGCCGCCCAGAAGCTTCAGGATGATGTCGCGAAGGGTGAGCTGCGAGAGCTTCTGTGCCGCCAGCTTTGCCGATATCTGGGAAGGTGGCATCCCCCATACTCGGCGCGTGTACTGACCGAAACAGAGCTCGTAGAGTGTCCGTCCAAACCTCTTGATGCCCCATGCCTCGAATGAGTCTTCGGGCCTCTTCTTGAGGAGGTCTGTGAGCGAGCCCCAGCAGTAGTCGAATAGCATGCGCGCTGCCAGAGCCTTCGGCAGACCGCGGAGTACTTCGTAGAACTGGAACGGGTAGTGGAAGCGCTTGCCACCCAACAAGACCTGCTGATCAATCCGCTTCGGTGGTTGGCGGTGGTGGAGGACCTCGCGCCATAGCGCATCGACACGGGTTCCTCGAACGTGATAGGCATGTGGCCCGTAGTCCAGGCGGAACCCATCGGCTTCGAAGGTTGCCGACTGGCCCCCGACGCGGCCTTCGCGCTCGAAGACGGTTACCTCGTGGCCATCCTGCGTCAACCGCCAGGCCGCAGCTAGCCCCGCAGGCCCTGCCCCTAGAACTGCGACGCGCATCATGTGGCTCCTTCGTCCGTTCAGCTTTCCAGTCCGGCGTGCTCCAAGATGAACCTGTGAAGGCGGTGCAGTCCATCCTCCAGCGGTACGTGGGGCACGAAATTGTACAACTCGGCCACGCGCGCCGGAGAGACGCGGAATCGATGGTGTTCGGCGACTGCCCCCTCGTACGCGATCTGGACATCCTCAACACCGAAAGTGCGGGCCGCTGCTCGGACCAAGTCGTTCAGCGTTAGCGGCATGCCGATGCCGAAGTCAACCGTCAAGTCTGATGGCTCGCCAGTGAGCATGGCAAGGAGTCCCCGGACAGCGTCGTCGATGTACATCGCGTCGATCCAGTTTTCCCCGTCGCCGCGGAGTTTGAACTGTCGTTGCCGGCGCACACCGAATGCCTCCACAAGCCTCGTATAGATCTTCCGTGGCGGCTCGTACGGGCCATAGGCGCCCATGAACCGCACTATCACATAGCTCCCGACACTTCCTCTCTGGCGGAAGAACTCCACGAGACGTTCTGCGGCAAGCTTGGCAACCGCATAGGGCAAGGTCGGGCGCAATGGCCGACTCGGTCCTACCACTCCTGTCAGCCCTTCGTACACCGCGCCAGATGAGACAAGGACGAAACGGTCCGACTTCACCCGTTCACAGAGTCGCGCGAGTGGGAGCGCGGTGTAATTGAATTCCTCGGCAGGGTGAGCAATGGACCACGTTGGGTCGCTGCTTGAGACCAAGTGTAACACAGCGTCGACCCGCCCACCGACAAAGCATGATAGCGCTTCAGCGCCTTCAGGTGTCCCCAGGTCGCAATGGAACGGTTGTACATGGTTCAGTCCATTTGCCTCAATGAAGCCCACAAGATCTCCCCGCCGGCACCACGTCCCCACCACATCCCATGACCGGGGACAGGCCATTAGCACGTTGCGCCCAACAAACCCGGATGCTCCTGCGATCAGGACTCTCACAGATGCTCACCGTAGATAGGACTAATGGGGTTCCTGCACGTCCATGCGGTGATGATGGTAGAGGCGCCACGGGCACCCTCAGCGATCCGTCGGATGCTGGCGGCACTCGACGCATGGCCAGGTTGGCACCGAAGCCGAAGGAGAAAACTGGCATCTCACTGGAATCGCAACGCCAGTTGGCGCCTCCGAGAGCACCGCTATACCACGCGTGTCCTTCACGGTGGAGCGCGCCAACCAGGTCCACACAGGCCTGGTCCGTGCATGTCGACCTCACACGAGAGATGCTCTAGCGCGAAGCAGCCCGAGAGGAGCCCACATCGACAGGGGCTCCGAGGCATCCAGTTCGCTCGCTTCGGAGGACAGCAGCCTGCAACCCATCAGCAAGCTGAGTTCTGTAGTACTCCGCCGTACGCAAGATGCCTTCCTCCAGGTCCACCTTCGCTTCGAAGCCCAGCACCTCCTTGGCCTTCCTCACAGAGGGGATGCGAAGCTCGATATCGGCATACTCCTTGCGCGCAAAGACAATTGGCGACCTCGATTGCAGGACGCGAACAACTGTGTTTGCCAAACCATAGATCGTGACTACGGCTCTCTGATTCCCAATGTTGAAGCATTCGCCTACCGCCCTAGGATGTCCCATGGCCACCAGCACAGCCTCAATCATGTCGTCAACATAGCACCAGGCCCGAATTTGTGTACCGTCTCCGTGGACCTCGAGGGGCTCGTTCCTCAACGCGCGGAGGACGAATGTCCGCATTGCGCCTTCACCCACCTGGCCAGGGCCATAGATGTTGAAGGGTCTCACGACAGTGGTCGGGAGCCATTTCTCGTTAAAGTAAGAGATAGCGAGATGCTCCTCAGCGAGTTTGCTTACTGCATACGTCCATCGGGCCTCCCCGACAGTCCCTGTAACCGCGCCGTCGTTCTCCTCGGAGTTGAAGGCCTGGGACCCGAAAACCTCGCTCGTGGAGAAGCAGACCACCCGGTCGCACCGCGCCAATTCGGCCGCCGCGGCTAGAACATTCGCCGAGCCAATCATGTTTACCCTCATGGTGGTCACTGGGCTCTTGCTGACTGTCGGGACACCCGCAATGGCGGCACAGTGCACCACGATATCGGCCCCTTGCATCGCCTTCCTCAGGCCATCGAAGTCGAGCACATCACCTCGCACCACTCTGAGATTCGGGGCATCCGCGAAAGCCCTGTCCTTCAGGGAGTTCCTGGACATATTGTCGAAAATGATCACCCGGTTCCTCTCAACCAGTCGCCCGGCCAGAGTGGAACCGATGAACCCGGCGCCGCCCGTGATGAAGATCGTTCTGCCCTCGACCATCATAGCTCCTCCAACTTCAGGTTGGGGCACACCGCCGTCACATCCACCCTCGCGCCACAACAATGGCCCGAGCGTGCACTCCCCCGTGAAACCGCTCAGTTCCCTCTCTTGCGCCCGGCTGCGAACCAGCACTGGGTGCCTCAACTTCAGGGAGGCCGCTTGCGCAAACCGCCCAGGTTTCCCGCCTCCGCAAGCAGGCCGTTCAGCCCGGGCTCAGCGGCAGCCACCATCAGAGCCGGGCCCAACGTGCCGCGCGAGGCCACGCGCGGCGCAGGCGCGCGCGAAGAGCAACAGGGCAAAGGGCACTCCCTGGACGAGGTAGCGCGTAGCCAGTCGCCGCGGTTCCTGCGCCAGACGGTGCACCCACTCGAGCCCGGCCAGTTGCATCCATCGGGGGGCACGGCGAACTTGGCCGCCCAGAAAGCTGAAGCTGATGCCCACCCCGAGCCACCAGGCGCCAGGCAAGCCGCCCCGCAGGCGACCGATCAGCCGCTCCTGCTTGGGCGAGCCGAGGCCTACGTAGACGATGTCGGGCCGTGCGCGAAGCAACCGCTCTTCGATCGCCCCCATCTGGTCGGAAGAGCCTTCGAACCCCATTGGGGGGCAGTCCGTCCCGACCACCTTGAGGCCCGTGTAGCGTTGCTGGAGGCGAGAGGCCGCCGCCACGGCCGAGCCCGCAGCGCCGCCGAGGAGGTACACCGACCGTCCTTCCCGCGCAGCCGCAGCGCTGAGACTTGAGATCAGGTTCGAGCCCGCGACACGTTCCGGCAGCGGCGTGCCCTGAAGGCGGCTCGCCCAGACGAGCGGCATCCCGTCGGCCACCATCAGGCAGGCCCCCTGGCAGAGCCGAGCATACTCGGCGTCGCGCACGAGGCGGCGCAGGTGGTCAAGGTTCACCGTCACCACCCACCCCCCTCGGCCCGCCTTCAGCCGCTCGAGGATGAGGGACACGCATTCGGCCTCGCGGACAGCGTCAAGCCTGACGCCACACAGCGTCACGGCAGGCAATCCGGGGGCCAGTCTACTGGCCAGTTCTGCCGTCGCCATCTTCCACCCGTGGGTAGCAGGCCTGTGAGGCGGGGCAGGCGTCCCGTTCGGTGCGTAGCCAGGTTTTCTGGCGGTTGATGAGGAACGCCAGGTAGATCGGCACTTTCCAGGCTACATAGACCGGGACGCGAAGGAGGACACGCAAGGGGATGATCTCTCGCCCAAAGCGCCCCCACGCCATGAGCACGGCGCCGGCGAGCATCGCCCCGCTCACCCCGAGCAGCGCTGCCGGCCACGGGCTTGCCCCGAGCAACCATGCGACCAGTGCGCCTCCCGCCGCCACAGTCCACGCAAGGAGAAGCAGGGACAGGGGGGGGACCGCGAGGTCAAGGGCCATGGCGAGCAGGTCCCCTCGCCGCTGCTTGAGGGCTTCGCGGAG from Planctomycetota bacterium encodes:
- a CDS encoding WecB/TagA/CpsF family glycosyltransferase, encoding MATAELASRLAPGLPAVTLCGVRLDAVREAECVSLILERLKAGRGGWVVTVNLDHLRRLVRDAEYARLCQGACLMVADGMPLVWASRLQGTPLPERVAGSNLISSLSAAAAREGRSVYLLGGAAGSAVAAASRLQQRYTGLKVVGTDCPPMGFEGSSDQMGAIEERLLRARPDIVYVGLGSPKQERLIGRLRGGLPGAWWLGVGISFSFLGGQVRRAPRWMQLAGLEWVHRLAQEPRRLATRYLVQGVPFALLLFARACAARGLARHVGPGSDGGCR
- a CDS encoding NAD(P)-dependent oxidoreductase, which encodes MRVLIAGASGFVGRNVLMACPRSWDVVGTWCRRGDLVGFIEANGLNHVQPFHCDLGTPEGAEALSCFVGGRVDAVLHLVSSSDPTWSIAHPAEEFNYTALPLARLCERVKSDRFVLVSSGAVYEGLTGVVGPSRPLRPTLPYAVAKLAAERLVEFFRQRGSVGSYVIVRFMGAYGPYEPPRKIYTRLVEAFGVRRQRQFKLRGDGENWIDAMYIDDAVRGLLAMLTGEPSDLTVDFGIGMPLTLNDLVRAAARTFGVEDVQIAYEGAVAEHHRFRVSPARVAELYNFVPHVPLEDGLHRLHRFILEHAGLES
- a CDS encoding FAD-dependent oxidoreductase, producing the protein MRVAVLGAGPAGLAAAWRLTQDGHEVTVFEREGRVGGQSATFEADGFRLDYGPHAYHVRGTRVDALWREVLHHRQPPKRIDQQVLLGGKRFHYPFQFYEVLRGLPKALAARMLFDYCWGSLTDLLKKRPEDSFEAWGIKRFGRTLYELCFGQYTRRVWGMPPSQISAKLAAQKLSQLTLRDIILKLLGGRGEEQKTYWTEFFYPERGIGAFFDALRNEIVGAGGTIHLHAVVNTVRLAGGQAAEVQAGSPDGPLVARADWVLSTIPIAALARAVAPPLDATAQRAADLLRFRSLMLVNLAVDLPTVMPQHWVYLLDPKFRFNRVAEQKNLGRLCAPASRTALAFELSCNEGDQLWQTPDQALYELAAEEARATGLFPEKPMEGICVLRLAEAYPIYDLEFERNLDAVLSALRGVPNLLTFGREGLFLNCDIHDSMLMGIEAAEFATGSTGSPAAWYDRMWA
- a CDS encoding NAD-dependent epimerase/dehydratase family protein — translated: MVEGRTIFITGGAGFIGSTLAGRLVERNRVIIFDNMSRNSLKDRAFADAPNLRVVRGDVLDFDGLRKAMQGADIVVHCAAIAGVPTVSKSPVTTMRVNMIGSANVLAAAAELARCDRVVCFSTSEVFGSQAFNSEENDGAVTGTVGEARWTYAVSKLAEEHLAISYFNEKWLPTTVVRPFNIYGPGQVGEGAMRTFVLRALRNEPLEVHGDGTQIRAWCYVDDMIEAVLVAMGHPRAVGECFNIGNQRAVVTIYGLANTVVRVLQSRSPIVFARKEYADIELRIPSVRKAKEVLGFEAKVDLEEGILRTAEYYRTQLADGLQAAVLRSERTGCLGAPVDVGSSRAASR